From the Lepus europaeus isolate LE1 unplaced genomic scaffold, mLepTim1.pri SCAFFOLD_159, whole genome shotgun sequence genome, one window contains:
- the LOC133754541 gene encoding MLV-related proviral Env polyprotein-like, with product MEATTHSRPPQDKLLLLLVLSFSVVAVRSSPHIPHQITWQIINLRTGATVNSSTAFDVLSNFFPDMYFDLCQLFDAEGVCVGKGGTYVCPGGKNGKPLPGCGGPEVGYCGAWGCETTGSAYWNPSSSWDMITIRAAPGITFSECGGRDCSTCLDGTLGRCHLQILRFTDKGKQDKWVGPKSWGIYLHRPAKDPFALFALSRTVTVASVSIGPNKLLTKQKRPPAVPFKKEKSRGQVLVRNRPTQTPADNRSSLTPLTPAFSSKPVVTTPPLPGSASTPLPGAESRLLSLIDGAYHALNSSDPNRTQDCWMCLASPPPYYEGVAVIGNWTNHTTVPPRCSSLPSHRLTLTEVTGRGLCVGSVPPRYQGLCNKTMTLKPGAYYLTGPDGLYWACNTGLTPCLAGQAHNQTHEWCVMVEIWPRVTLHSSEEVYQHYEGNLRFRREPVSITLALILGGLTVGGIGAGIGTGVTALQKTNQFHLLQQAMHSDLRALEESVSALEKSLTSLSEVVLQNRRGLDLVFLKEGGLCAALKEECCFYVDHTGVVRDNMAKLRERLKQRESYFKTGQSWFQGWFNSSPWLTTLISSIAGPLVILLLILTIGPCIINRLLQFVKDRLSVTHALILTQQYQSLKPEDIEEGF from the coding sequence ATGGAGGCGACAACGCACTCAAGACCCCCCCAAGATAAGCTCCTTCTACTCTTGGTACTCTCTTTTAGCGTGGTAGCAGTAAGATCAAGCCCCCATATCCCTCATCAAATTACTTGGCAAATTATCAATTTAAGAACCGGAGCAACTGTCAACAGCTCCACTGCTTTTGATGTTCTTAGTAATTTCTTTCCAGATATGTATTTTGACCTCTGTCAACTTTTTGATGCTGAGGGTGTATGTGTGGGGAAAGGAGGGACCTATGTTTGTCCCGGGGGaaagaatggaaaacctctcccagGTTGCGGGGGCCCCGAGGTGGGGTACTGTGGAGCatggggatgtgaaaccactggAAGCGCATACTGGAACCCCTCCTCTTCATGGGACATGATTACTATCAGGGCGGCTCCAGGTATAACGTTTAGCGAATGTGGGGGAAGGGACTGTAGTACTTGTTTGGATGGAACGTTGGGTAGGTGCCACCTCCAGATCCTTCGcttcacagataagggaaaacaggACAAATGGGTGGGGCCCAAATCATGGGGCATCTACTTGCATAGACCGGCTAAAGATCCCTTTGCTCTATTCGCCTTGAGCCGGACGGTTACTGTCGCATCCGTATCAATTGGGCCAAACAAactattaacaaaacaaaaaaggccaCCCGCTGtaccttttaaaaaggaaaaatcccGTGGGCAAGTGCTTGTTAGGAATCGGCCCACTCAGACGCCTGCCGACAATCGGTCCAGTCTGACTCCCTTGACACCCGCCTTTTCAAGTAAGCCTGTGGTAACCACGCCTCCTCTGCCCGGTTCTGCGTCTACCCCTTTACCCGGGGCAGAGAGTAGGCTCCTCAGCCTAATAGATGGGGCCTACCATGCACTAAATAGTTCTGACCCCAATAGAACCCAGGATTGCTGGATGTGTCttgcctcacctcccccttattatgagggagtgGCCGTCATTGGAAATTGGACCAACCACACTACTGTCCCTCCCCGGTGCTCTAGTTTGCCATCCCACCGGCTGACTCTTACAGAAGTAACAGGACGGGGGCTTTGTGTAGGCTCCGTTCCCCCTCGATACCAGGGCCTCTGTAACAAAACCATGACCCTCAAACCAGGCGCCTATTATTTAACAGGGCCAGATGGGTTATATTGGGCATGTAATACTGGCCTGACCCCCTGCTTGGCAGGACAagctcataatcaaactcatgaaTGGTGCGTCATGGTTGAAATATGGCCTCGGGTCACGTTGCATAGCTCTGAAGAAGTCTACCAACACTATGAGGGAAATCTCCGGTTCCGTAGGGAACCCGTATCCATAACGCTAGCTCTTATATTAGGAGGACTCACAGTTGGGGGTATTGGggcaggcataggtaccggagTTACTGCTCTACAAAAGACAAATCAATTTCACCTGCTACAGCAAGCTATGCATTCAGACCTACGAGCCTTAGAAGAATCTGTTAGTGCCTTGGAAAAATCCTTAACTTCACTTTCTGAGgtagtattacaaaatagaagGGGGCTGGATTTGGTATTTCTAAAGGAGGGGGGACTTTGTGCAGCCTTAAAggaagagtgttgtttctatgtGGATCACACTGGAGTGGTCAGAGATAAcatggcaaaattaagggaaagatTAAAACAGCGGGAGAGCTATTTTAAGACAGGACAGTCATGGTTCCAGGGCTGGTTTAATTCATCCCCTTGGCTCACAACTTTAATCTCCTCTATCGCAGGGCCCTTAGTAAtattactcttaattttaaccattggaccctgcataataaataggcttcttcagtttgttaaagaTAGACTGTCTGTCACCCACGCCTTGATCCTAACCCAACAGTACCAAAGTTTAAAACCGGAGGACATAGAAGAAGGATTTTAA